The Dongia rigui genome includes the window GCAGGGTCGCGCCACAGATAGGGCGGGTAATCCGGATTGCCGGAAGCGATGAGGCCGCTGCACGCCGCATGGGCCGCTTGGCCGAACAGCGACATCGCTGCCAATGCGATGGCGAACCAGGCAGATCGCGCGTGACGGCGCCCGCAAAGCCAGCGCGACCAGACCGACTGCGCCATAAGCCCCCTCCTAACCCCCAACCGACGTGCCTTAGTCTAGGCAAGCGGAAGCCGTTAGAAAATCCCAATCTCACGTGACATGCCGGCAAAATGTCATCGCTGCACGCAAACGCTGCGCATCAACACGTCCTGATTGCGGGGGCGAGCAGTGTTTCATCAGCGCAGTAGCATTGCATTCATGGCGCTGGCACGCGCCCCATACTTCCGGCAGTGTGCCGCGCCTGCGCCGACGTCAAGGCGGCGCAGGCATTTCGTTTATGGGGCAGTGCAGCATTGTGACCGACCACAACACATCCGACACCATCAACTGGCGCAACCTGATTGCCGCCTGCGCCGCCGTGTGCGTTTTTGCTTTTTCGCTGGGCGAGATGTTTCCGCTGCTGGCACTCACCATGCGCAGTTGGGGTGTGAGCGAGACGGTGAACAGCCTCAACGCCGCCATGGCGCCGGTGGGCATTCTCATTGCCGGCCTGATCATCCCGAAGCTGTCGCACAGCTTTGGCGCCAAGCCGGTCGCCATCTTCATGGCGCTGGCGACTGCCGGGGTGTTTCTGCTCTATCCGGTTTTTCCAACTCTTCTCGCCTGGTTCCCGTTGCGCTTGGCACAGGGCATTTTCGTTGCCACCCTCTTTGCCTTGAGCGAGGCCTGGGTGCTGGCCAACGCGTCCGGCCGCTCGCGCGGGCGCGTTGTCGGCATCTATGCGACCTGCATTTCGGCGACCTTCGGCATTGGCCCTATCATCGTCGCCTGGACGGGCATCGGCAGCTATCTGCCCTTCCTGATCGGCGCCGTGGTGCTGTGCCTGGCGACGATTCCGATCTCGCGCGTTTCGACCGATGCGGCTGGCGGCCATGAGGACGACCCGCATGTCTCGATCTTCGCCTTCTTCGGCAAGGCCCCGCTGCTGTTGCTCGCCATCGGCGTCCACGCCATGTTCGACGGCGGCATGCTGGCGCTTCTCGCCGTCTATGGTGCCCAGATGGGCATGAGCGAGAGCGTCGCGGCACTCACCATCACCGCCTTGTCGCTTGGCAACGTCTTCTTCCAGATACCGATCGGCTGGATCGCCGACCACACCTCGAAACGCAAGACGATGATCGGCTGTTTCCTGACCGTAGCCTTGTGCATGGGGCTGCTGCCCGTCGCCATTACCACGATCTTTGCCTGGCCGCTGATCATGGTCAGCGGCGCCGCGGGCTTCGGCATCTATACGGTGGGCCTCTCCGAGCTCGGCGATCGCTTCCGCGGCACCGATCTCATCGCCGGCACCTCGGCATTCTCCACCATGTGGGGCTTCGGCGCCCTGCTCGGATCTGTTATGTGCGGTGCTGCCATGGATTTCTTCGGTCCGCACGGCTTCCCGGCGGTCCTGTTCCTGGTCTTCGTCCTCTTCATCGCCGTCCAGGCCGTCCGCAGCTACCGTCAATCGGCACGGGCGGCGGTGTAGCCTTTGGCGGTGAGGGCGACCAAGCTTGCTTTGATCCGCCGCCCCTTACGCGCCCTTCACGCCTTCCAGGAAGTGCTTCACGTGCTGGCGCAAAGCGTCGGATTTGTCGGTCAGCTCCTTGGCGGCACTGAGGACCTGCTGTGCCGCGACACCTGTCATGTCGGCCGCCTGGTTGACGCCCGAGATGTTGGCATTGACCTGGTTGGTCCCGTCGGCCGCTTCCTGGACATTGCGGGCGATCTCCTGCGTCGCGGCTCCCTGCTCCACCACGGCCGAGGCGATGGTACCGACAATCTCGTTAATGCTGGAAACCGTGCCGGCAATGGTGCGGATGGCATTCACGGCTTCCGAGGTTGCCGATTGCACGGCCTGGATCTGCCCGGCGATCTCATCGGTCGCATTCCCGGTCTGCGTAGCAAGGTTCTTCACCTCCGACGCCACGACCGCGAAGCCCTTGCCGGCATCCCCGGCCCGTGCCGCCTCGATCGTCGCATTGAGCGCCAGCAGATTGGTCTGGCCGGCAATGTCGTTGATCAGTTGCACGACGGCGCCGATCTTGTCGGCGGCGGCATAAAGCCCTTCGACCAATTGGTTGGTGGCCGCGGCCTGGCTCGCCGCGTCACCGGCGATGCGCGCACATTCATTCACCTGGCGTGAGATCTCTGCAACCGACGCGTTGAGTTCCTCGGTCGCCGAGGCGACAGTCTGGACATTGGTGGTGGCTTCCGCCGAGGCCGTCGCCACCGCGCCGGCGCGGGCCGAGGTGTCGCTGGCCGTCTCGGTCATCGAATTGGCAGTGCCCTGCATGCGCTGGGCAGCGTTGGCCAACGTTTCGAGGATGCCGCTCACGGCCGTCTCGAAATCCTCGGTGAGCGTGTTGATTTTTTTGACGCGCGCCTCGCGCAGCGCCTGCGAGGCTGCTTCCTTGGCGGCCAGGTCGCGGGCCTGGATCATGCCGTCCTTGAAGACGCTGACCGCCTGCGCCATGGCACCGATCTCGTTCCTGAGCTCGGTATCCGGCACGGCCACGTCGAGATGGCCTTGCGACAGTTCGCCCATCACCGCCGTCATGCGGCCGATCGGGCGCGACGTGACGCGGATGATCCAGACCGCGATGCCGAAGCCCGCGACGAGGCCCACCAGCAGCAGGATCAGCATCACGACCTGCAGGTTGCGGGCGGCCGAAAGCGCGCTGCTGCCGTCGCTGCCCAGCAACGTCACCTGTCGGTCGACCAGGCCACCGCGCCGAACGCCATCATCGCCGCGCGTGCCGGAAAGCAGATCGAGAATCTGGTTCCCCTGCGGCGTCACCGTGCCGTTCAGCAGTTCCTGCGCCAGGTTCCAGCCGGGCGACTTGCGGATCTCGATCATTTGTGGGGGCAGCGGCGTGAATTTCTCGTAACTCGATTT containing:
- a CDS encoding MFS transporter, whose product is MTDHNTSDTINWRNLIAACAAVCVFAFSLGEMFPLLALTMRSWGVSETVNSLNAAMAPVGILIAGLIIPKLSHSFGAKPVAIFMALATAGVFLLYPVFPTLLAWFPLRLAQGIFVATLFALSEAWVLANASGRSRGRVVGIYATCISATFGIGPIIVAWTGIGSYLPFLIGAVVLCLATIPISRVSTDAAGGHEDDPHVSIFAFFGKAPLLLLAIGVHAMFDGGMLALLAVYGAQMGMSESVAALTITALSLGNVFFQIPIGWIADHTSKRKTMIGCFLTVALCMGLLPVAITTIFAWPLIMVSGAAGFGIYTVGLSELGDRFRGTDLIAGTSAFSTMWGFGALLGSVMCGAAMDFFGPHGFPAVLFLVFVLFIAVQAVRSYRQSARAAV
- a CDS encoding HAMP domain-containing methyl-accepting chemotaxis protein; this encodes MLDWLANFRIRTWLLVGFSSVSGLLVIVIAVNLWQVRSNADITQRMVAERLPTTTAGNALVANVQNSLTALRDWMLTGNEVFKHDRADVWTQINTNVSQIDALAADWDEARDRDDWNQVKALLTGFAEAQGKAEALANSKDEQPALKLMNEQGEKLIQTIVKSVSGMMNEELAQAATEERKELLIALSDLRNAFSLAQASLRAMVMTGNEQFQKEFEKNFKVSGSRLKTVEKMAALFTIGQKSAFATLKSSYEKFTPLPPQMIEIRKSPGWNLAQELLNGTVTPQGNQILDLLSGTRGDDGVRRGGLVDRQVTLLGSDGSSALSAARNLQVVMLILLLVGLVAGFGIAVWIIRVTSRPIGRMTAVMGELSQGHLDVAVPDTELRNEIGAMAQAVSVFKDGMIQARDLAAKEAASQALREARVKKINTLTEDFETAVSGILETLANAAQRMQGTANSMTETASDTSARAGAVATASAEATTNVQTVASATEELNASVAEISRQVNECARIAGDAASQAAATNQLVEGLYAAADKIGAVVQLINDIAGQTNLLALNATIEAARAGDAGKGFAVVASEVKNLATQTGNATDEIAGQIQAVQSATSEAVNAIRTIAGTVSSINEIVGTIASAVVEQGAATQEIARNVQEAADGTNQVNANISGVNQAADMTGVAAQQVLSAAKELTDKSDALRQHVKHFLEGVKGA